In one window of Bombus vancouverensis nearcticus chromosome 10, iyBomVanc1_principal, whole genome shotgun sequence DNA:
- the hzg gene encoding CTD small phosphatase herzog isoform X2 → MFLSHFLKLSKYMLIEIFYYPKNAQLPQENEVNSTGSASGKKPRGRGLLRSLLCCLGRGRGSSSKSSKTSSLQGDGHGSPSLRTGSPRFLLPPVRHQDMHKKCMVIDLDETLVHSSFKPINNADFVVPVEIDGTVHQVYVLKRPYVDEFLQRMGELYECVLFTASLAKYADPVADLLDRWGVFRARLFRESCVYHRGNYVKDLNKLGRDLQQIIIVDNSPASYIFHPDNAVPVASWFDDMTDSELLDLIPFFEKLSNVENIYTVLCNSNHPYNQVPPAVQNSPSPGSGSLGAS, encoded by the exons atgttcctCTCCCATTTCTTAAAACTGTCAAAATATATGCTTATAGAAATATTCTACTATCCTAAAAATG CTCAGTTACCACAAGAGAATGAAGTGAACAGCACCGGTTCAGCCAGTGGCAAAAAGCCAAGAGGGCGTGGGCTTCTGCGATCTCTACTTTGTTGCCTCGGTAGAGGACGTGGAAGTAGTTCTAAAAGTTCAAAGACAAGCTCGTTACAAGGCGATGGACATGGTTCTCCATCCCTAAGGACTGGATCCCCAAGGTTCCTTCTCCCACCTGTCAGACATCAGGATATGCACAAGAAGTGCATGGTGATTGATTTGGATGAAACACTAGTGCATAGTTCCTTCAAACCAATCAACAATGCCGATTTTGTTGTTCCTGTAGAGATTGATGGGACAGTGCATCAAGTGTATGTTTTAAAGAGGCCTTATGTGGATGAATTCTTACAGAGAATGGGTGAACTGTACGAGTGTGTATTGTTCACAGCAAGTTTGGCTAAG TATGCTGATCCAGTAGCAGATCTGCTTGACAGATGGGGAGTGTTTAGAGCAAGACTGTTTAGAGAATCTTGTGTTTATCACAGAGGAAATTATGTTAAAGATTTAAATAAACTAGGGCGGGATTTACAGCAAATTATTATTGTTGATAATAGCCCCGCCAGTTACATTTTCCATCCAGATAATGCA gTACCAGTGGCATCATGGTTTGATGATATGACAGATTCAGAACTATTAGATCTAATTCCATTTTTCGAGAAGCTCAGTAATGTGGAAAATATTTATACAGTCTTGTGCAATAGTAATCATCCTTATAATCAAGTACCTCCAGCTGTACAAAATAGTCCAAGCCCAGGGTCAGGTTCACTTGGTGCTTCCTAG
- the hzg gene encoding CTD small phosphatase herzog isoform X1: MDASSIITQVSRDDELGQFNNGKAQLPQENEVNSTGSASGKKPRGRGLLRSLLCCLGRGRGSSSKSSKTSSLQGDGHGSPSLRTGSPRFLLPPVRHQDMHKKCMVIDLDETLVHSSFKPINNADFVVPVEIDGTVHQVYVLKRPYVDEFLQRMGELYECVLFTASLAKYADPVADLLDRWGVFRARLFRESCVYHRGNYVKDLNKLGRDLQQIIIVDNSPASYIFHPDNAVPVASWFDDMTDSELLDLIPFFEKLSNVENIYTVLCNSNHPYNQVPPAVQNSPSPGSGSLGAS; encoded by the exons ATGGACGCATCGTCCATTATCACCCAAGTGTCGCGGGATGACGAGCTAGGCCAATTTAATAATGGGAAAG CTCAGTTACCACAAGAGAATGAAGTGAACAGCACCGGTTCAGCCAGTGGCAAAAAGCCAAGAGGGCGTGGGCTTCTGCGATCTCTACTTTGTTGCCTCGGTAGAGGACGTGGAAGTAGTTCTAAAAGTTCAAAGACAAGCTCGTTACAAGGCGATGGACATGGTTCTCCATCCCTAAGGACTGGATCCCCAAGGTTCCTTCTCCCACCTGTCAGACATCAGGATATGCACAAGAAGTGCATGGTGATTGATTTGGATGAAACACTAGTGCATAGTTCCTTCAAACCAATCAACAATGCCGATTTTGTTGTTCCTGTAGAGATTGATGGGACAGTGCATCAAGTGTATGTTTTAAAGAGGCCTTATGTGGATGAATTCTTACAGAGAATGGGTGAACTGTACGAGTGTGTATTGTTCACAGCAAGTTTGGCTAAG TATGCTGATCCAGTAGCAGATCTGCTTGACAGATGGGGAGTGTTTAGAGCAAGACTGTTTAGAGAATCTTGTGTTTATCACAGAGGAAATTATGTTAAAGATTTAAATAAACTAGGGCGGGATTTACAGCAAATTATTATTGTTGATAATAGCCCCGCCAGTTACATTTTCCATCCAGATAATGCA gTACCAGTGGCATCATGGTTTGATGATATGACAGATTCAGAACTATTAGATCTAATTCCATTTTTCGAGAAGCTCAGTAATGTGGAAAATATTTATACAGTCTTGTGCAATAGTAATCATCCTTATAATCAAGTACCTCCAGCTGTACAAAATAGTCCAAGCCCAGGGTCAGGTTCACTTGGTGCTTCCTAG
- the LOC143303270 gene encoding uncharacterized protein LOC143303270: protein MRHAHAPTHSLSHDVRNLSLQTLSRPPPPPPPPPPPPSPSLSPPLLPLPPSSSPPPPPPPPPPPPPPPPSLSPPPPPPPLRRSPQLGERRRIGAGTGTGTSTLTHTHPHGVFSIPTVIFTSPRSVQDLS from the exons ATGCGC CACGCACACGCACCAACTCACTCACTCAGTCACGACGTACGAAATCTCTCCCTCCAAACGTTGTCGCGgccaccaccgccgccgccgccaccaccacctCCACCGTCTCCTTCACTGTCGCCACCGCTGCTGCCGCTGCcaccgtcgtcgtcgccgccgccgccgccgccgccgccgccgccgccgccaccgccaccaccTTCACTGTCTccaccaccgccgccgccacctCTACGAAGATCACCACAACTTGGCGAACGGAGACGCATAGGCGCAGGCACGGGCACGGGCACGAGTACGCTCACGCACACGCACCCACACGGTGTGTTTTCAATACCAACAGTGATATTTACTTCACCGAGATCAGTACAGGATTTATCTTGA